Proteins from a genomic interval of Leeia speluncae:
- a CDS encoding RidA family protein — translation MRDHLLKEVATSHGLDVDAPLLIGGNYTPVLQHAGVVYISGQIPRVGATVTVIGAAGREVDLHGAQLAARICALRAVILLYQELGTLDRVEKILKLNVFVQSAPDFTLQSEVANGASDLLELIFGASCLHTRTSVGVIQLPKNATVEVDLIAAI, via the coding sequence ATGCGGGATCATCTATTAAAAGAAGTTGCTACATCCCATGGTCTTGATGTTGATGCCCCCTTATTGATTGGTGGAAACTACACCCCCGTTTTACAGCATGCCGGCGTAGTTTATATTAGTGGACAAATTCCACGTGTCGGGGCCACCGTTACCGTGATTGGCGCAGCAGGTAGAGAAGTAGACTTGCATGGCGCACAATTGGCGGCGAGGATTTGCGCCCTACGAGCGGTCATTTTGCTTTATCAAGAACTTGGCACGCTAGATCGTGTTGAGAAGATTCTGAAGCTCAATGTATTTGTTCAATCTGCACCAGACTTTACGCTACAAAGCGAAGTCGCCAATGGCGCATCCGATTTACTCGAACTAATTTTTGGGGCAAGTTGCCTACACACGAGAACCTCTGTTGGTGTGATTCAACTGCCTAAAAATGCGACTGTAGAGGTGGACCTTATCGCAGCGATTTAA
- a CDS encoding VOC family protein, translated as MKFGYTILYVANVEASLSFCERAFGLQRRFLHESGTYGELETGQTLLAFAAHELGFHHFPNGYVAADRSSQPIGMEIALVTEDVAAAHANAVAEGATSLALPAEMPWGQTVSWLKCPDGLVVELCTEVKA; from the coding sequence ATGAAATTTGGCTATACCATTTTATATGTGGCAAATGTAGAGGCTTCTCTATCGTTTTGTGAGCGCGCCTTTGGATTGCAACGTCGGTTTCTGCATGAGTCTGGTACGTATGGGGAATTAGAAACAGGGCAAACGCTACTCGCGTTCGCTGCGCATGAATTAGGGTTTCATCACTTCCCAAATGGTTATGTGGCTGCCGATCGTTCATCACAACCCATCGGGATGGAAATTGCCTTGGTGACCGAGGATGTAGCTGCAGCGCACGCCAATGCGGTCGCCGAAGGGGCTACTTCATTAGCCCTGCCAGCAGAGATGCCATGGGGACAAACCGTTTCTTGGCTAAAATGCCCAGATGGTTTGGTTGTTGAGTTATGTACCGAAGTGAAGGCGTAA
- a CDS encoding LysR family transcriptional regulator, translated as MTIQHRHIEVFRAIMTSGSLTNAARLLHTSQPTLSRELARLEQLLGYALFTREKGRLQPTANAYTLFEEVQRSYIGLSRIIDTATQLAKQQGATLSVVCQPAFAHALMPSVCSYLQKLVPDIQVSITPQESPLLEEWLSMQRFDIGMTEGQDAPPGTSVTEVLCVDEVCVLPANHPLASKTILSPQDFEGSAFVSLAPEDPYRQQVDQVFEEAGVTRQLQWETASAVSVCSLVSAGLGVAIVNPLTALALQGESMIVRRFSTSIPYQVSVVLPIHRPETPILESVQIALRQFANDIQGKLGLI; from the coding sequence ATGACCATCCAACACCGCCACATCGAAGTCTTTCGTGCCATCATGACCAGCGGCAGCTTAACTAACGCCGCCAGATTACTGCATACCTCACAGCCAACGCTTAGCCGTGAGTTAGCCAGACTTGAACAGTTGCTCGGCTATGCGCTGTTCACGCGGGAGAAGGGGCGCTTACAGCCGACTGCAAATGCCTATACCCTGTTTGAGGAGGTTCAGCGATCCTACATTGGGCTATCTCGCATCATCGATACGGCCACGCAATTGGCCAAACAACAAGGCGCAACGTTGTCTGTGGTGTGCCAACCCGCCTTTGCGCATGCCCTAATGCCAAGTGTGTGCAGTTATCTGCAAAAGCTAGTCCCTGATATTCAAGTGAGCATTACGCCACAGGAGTCCCCTTTACTTGAAGAGTGGTTGAGTATGCAGCGATTCGATATCGGGATGACGGAAGGGCAAGATGCACCACCGGGTACCTCTGTGACGGAAGTGCTCTGTGTAGATGAAGTTTGTGTACTACCTGCGAATCATCCATTGGCATCTAAAACAATCCTTTCCCCGCAAGATTTTGAAGGGAGTGCCTTTGTTAGCTTGGCGCCAGAAGACCCGTACCGCCAGCAGGTAGATCAGGTGTTTGAGGAAGCCGGCGTAACCCGTCAATTACAGTGGGAAACTGCGAGCGCAGTCTCTGTCTGTAGTTTAGTTTCTGCTGGATTAGGTGTGGCGATTGTTAACCCGCTAACCGCGTTAGCTCTACAAGGCGAGTCGATGATCGTTAGGCGTTTTTCAACATCTATTCCCTATCAAGTCAGTGTCGTATTACCTATTCATCGCCCAGAAACACCTATCTTGGAGAGTGTGCAAATAGCACTTCGGCAATTTGCCAATGACATACAGGGGAAGCTAGGGCTAATATAG
- the lysA gene encoding diaminopimelate decarboxylase, translating into MQTPDTQRLSQLAAEYQTPLWVYDATVIRARIHALKQFDTIRFAQKACSNTHILRLMREEGVKVDAVSRGEILRALAAGYDAVDEPSGIVFTADLIDRDTLETVVAHQVPVNAGSIDMLHQLGEASKGHRVWLRINPGFGHGHSNKTNTGGEHSKHGIWHSDLPEALAAIAQHGLKLVGLHMHIGSGVDYTHLESVCGAMVDLVRQAKAAGHDLHAISAGGGLSIPYRDGDATIDTEHYFGLWDAARKEAETVVGHALGLEIEPGRYLVAESGNLIAEVRATKNAGSNHFVLVDAGFNELMRPSMYGSYHGITVVPANGQASAAKPTVVAGPLCESGDVFTQADGGVVTPRDLPAAAVGDLVIFHDTGAYGASMSSNYNTRPLIAEVLVDGDASRLIRRRQTVDELLALENV; encoded by the coding sequence ATGCAAACACCAGATACCCAACGCCTTTCTCAACTAGCAGCTGAATATCAAACGCCATTGTGGGTTTATGATGCGACAGTAATCCGCGCTCGCATCCACGCGCTAAAACAGTTTGATACCATCCGCTTCGCGCAAAAAGCCTGCTCGAACACGCATATTCTGCGCTTGATGCGCGAAGAAGGTGTCAAAGTGGATGCAGTATCACGCGGAGAAATTTTGCGTGCGCTAGCTGCTGGTTATGATGCGGTGGACGAGCCATCTGGCATTGTGTTTACCGCCGACTTGATCGACCGCGACACATTGGAAACCGTAGTGGCGCACCAAGTTCCGGTGAATGCAGGCTCAATTGATATGCTGCACCAGCTAGGCGAAGCATCAAAAGGCCATCGCGTGTGGTTGCGTATTAACCCTGGCTTTGGCCACGGCCATAGCAACAAAACCAACACCGGTGGCGAACACAGCAAGCACGGCATCTGGCATAGCGATTTGCCGGAAGCCTTGGCGGCGATCGCCCAGCATGGCCTGAAGCTGGTTGGCTTACATATGCACATTGGCTCGGGTGTGGATTACACCCACTTAGAATCGGTGTGTGGCGCGATGGTTGATCTAGTTCGCCAAGCCAAAGCAGCAGGACATGATCTTCATGCCATTTCTGCTGGCGGTGGATTGTCTATTCCTTACCGTGATGGCGATGCAACCATTGATACCGAACACTACTTTGGTTTGTGGGATGCAGCACGCAAAGAAGCAGAGACCGTTGTCGGCCATGCGTTGGGCTTAGAAATTGAACCTGGCCGTTACTTGGTGGCAGAGTCTGGCAACCTGATCGCCGAAGTGCGCGCGACGAAGAACGCCGGTAGCAATCACTTTGTATTAGTCGATGCGGGTTTTAACGAACTAATGCGTCCGTCGATGTACGGTAGCTACCATGGCATTACCGTTGTACCTGCGAATGGACAAGCATCTGCCGCAAAACCAACCGTCGTAGCGGGCCCGTTATGTGAATCAGGCGATGTATTTACCCAAGCAGATGGTGGCGTAGTTACCCCACGTGATCTACCTGCAGCCGCAGTCGGTGACTTAGTGATTTTTCACGATACGGGTGCGTATGGCGCATCGATGTCGAGCAACTACAATACCCGCCCACTGATTGCAGAAGTATTAGTTGATGGCGACGCTAGCCGCTTGATTCGCCGCCGCCAGACAGTAGACGAACTGCTGGCACTAGAAAACGTATAA
- a CDS encoding winged helix-turn-helix transcriptional regulator encodes MDSLKVLPCDDGCPVRLTAELVGHKWTTLIVRELISGKKRYSELQRGIPGISPRILAERLKQLEQHQLLKKTIFPTIPPTTEYELTSLGQEMKQLIYAMAAFGQSVQAAGIEVAA; translated from the coding sequence ATGGATTCGCTTAAAGTGTTGCCGTGTGATGATGGCTGCCCGGTGCGGCTGACGGCAGAGTTGGTTGGCCATAAGTGGACAACGCTGATTGTGCGAGAGTTAATTAGCGGGAAAAAACGCTATTCGGAACTACAGCGGGGGATTCCTGGCATTAGCCCACGGATTTTGGCAGAGCGACTCAAGCAGTTGGAGCAACATCAACTGCTGAAAAAGACAATTTTTCCGACGATTCCGCCAACCACCGAGTACGAACTCACGTCGCTGGGGCAGGAAATGAAGCAACTCATCTATGCGATGGCAGCATTTGGACAATCGGTACAAGCAGCAGGGATTGAAGTAGCCGCGTAG
- a CDS encoding class I SAM-dependent methyltransferase yields MSKLAARFFRMVQSAPFYANLHAEAVAWVGVASGQQIWWDIGCGPGLITRQAARSGYATMGIDLSPDMLAEAAKMAKQDGLQIAYRNIDLQCVSDVLEKPSVLSAASLLAVLSDRPAGMRQLYNATREAGKLVIIETTAEMTIPHAWRWLMKNGWKNGNWILMLWAISRRKMIPVDVPALLPAGCQFDYLPLLDGMVGAWQIKKR; encoded by the coding sequence ATGAGCAAGCTAGCCGCCCGCTTCTTCAGGATGGTACAAAGCGCCCCGTTCTACGCCAATCTTCACGCAGAAGCAGTGGCGTGGGTTGGCGTGGCAAGCGGTCAGCAAATTTGGTGGGATATTGGCTGCGGGCCTGGCCTGATTACCCGGCAAGCTGCGCGCAGCGGCTATGCCACCATGGGGATCGATTTATCGCCAGACATGTTGGCAGAAGCGGCGAAAATGGCCAAACAAGATGGGCTACAGATCGCCTACCGAAACATCGACTTACAATGCGTAAGCGATGTGTTAGAGAAGCCAAGTGTGTTATCTGCCGCCTCTCTGTTAGCAGTCTTGTCTGATCGCCCCGCAGGGATGCGGCAGCTATACAATGCGACAAGGGAAGCTGGCAAACTAGTCATTATTGAAACAACAGCAGAAATGACGATCCCACATGCTTGGCGATGGCTAATGAAAAATGGATGGAAAAACGGCAATTGGATTTTAATGTTATGGGCAATTAGCAGAAGAAAAATGATTCCTGTCGATGTTCCTGCTCTCTTGCCTGCCGGATGCCAATTTGATTACCTACCGTTACTTGATGGTATGGTTGGCGCATGGCAAATTAAAAAGCGGTAG
- a CDS encoding peptidase U32 family protein, translated as MSLLPHQIELLSPAKTAEIGKEAILHGADAVYIGGPSFGARHNACNSVSDIADLVKFAHRYHARIFTTLNTILHDAELDAARKMIWELYDAGVDALIIQDMGILEMDLPPIELHASTQCDIRSPEKARFLADSGFSQVVLARELTIPQIREISDTVGDRATIEYFIHGALCVAFSGQCYISHADTGRSANRGDCSQACRLPYTLTDANGGVVAFEKHLLSMKDNNQSSNLEALLDAGVRSLKIEGRYKDISYVKNITAHYRQLLDEILTRRTEWAPAASGKSDIWFHPNPDKTFHRGSTDYFATGRKEDIGAFDSPKFVGVELGTVHKLGKDWLEIATTESMSNGDGISFMKKRDAVGAQVNTVQKVGQTDDGQNIWRAVLNDHSLLASLRPGMSLSRNRDHAWEQALLKPSAERKVDVWLTLSELADKSGLSLTATDADGCTAAVNVLHPLEPAKDAARATTGLQDSLAKLGNTMFSAVNIALQLSQAWFVPNSIINGLRRDVTAALEANRIDSWQRPTRKAAIEPPVAYPEKNVSYLANVYNQLAWQFYRKHGVEVIEAAYEAHEEEGEVSLMITKHCLRFSYNLCPKQAKGVKGVMGQVRADPMTLKTGDETYTLKFECRPCEMHVMGTMKKHILKSAPPSDIPYTAPVTFFKERPQS; from the coding sequence ATGAGCCTCTTGCCCCACCAGATCGAACTCCTCTCCCCTGCTAAAACTGCTGAAATTGGTAAAGAAGCCATTTTGCATGGAGCAGATGCGGTCTATATTGGCGGCCCTTCGTTTGGCGCGCGTCACAATGCCTGTAACAGCGTGTCGGATATTGCTGATCTGGTGAAATTTGCCCATCGCTATCATGCGCGGATTTTTACCACGCTAAATACCATCTTGCACGATGCAGAATTAGACGCTGCGCGTAAGATGATCTGGGAGCTGTACGATGCAGGTGTGGATGCGCTAATCATCCAGGACATGGGGATTCTCGAAATGGATCTCCCCCCGATCGAACTACACGCCTCAACCCAATGTGATATTCGCTCCCCAGAAAAAGCGCGCTTTTTAGCAGATTCTGGCTTCTCGCAAGTCGTATTGGCGCGAGAACTGACAATCCCGCAAATTAGAGAAATTAGCGATACCGTAGGCGACCGCGCCACCATCGAATATTTCATTCACGGCGCACTCTGCGTTGCCTTCTCTGGGCAGTGCTATATCAGCCATGCCGACACTGGCCGCAGTGCCAACCGTGGCGATTGTTCGCAAGCCTGTCGCCTGCCTTATACGCTGACAGACGCGAACGGTGGTGTGGTCGCGTTCGAGAAGCATCTGCTGTCGATGAAAGACAATAATCAAAGTAGCAACTTAGAAGCACTATTAGACGCAGGTGTTCGCTCGCTTAAAATCGAGGGGCGTTATAAAGACATTAGTTACGTTAAAAACATTACTGCGCATTACCGCCAGCTACTGGATGAAATCCTGACTCGCCGTACCGAGTGGGCGCCAGCAGCAAGTGGTAAAAGCGATATTTGGTTCCACCCTAACCCGGATAAAACCTTCCACCGAGGCAGTACCGATTACTTTGCCACCGGCCGCAAAGAAGATATTGGTGCATTTGATTCTCCAAAATTTGTTGGCGTTGAGCTCGGTACTGTTCACAAGCTAGGCAAAGACTGGCTAGAAATCGCGACGACAGAATCCATGAGTAACGGCGATGGCATCAGCTTTATGAAAAAGCGCGATGCAGTCGGTGCGCAAGTGAATACAGTACAAAAAGTGGGGCAGACGGACGATGGCCAGAACATCTGGCGAGCAGTGTTGAACGACCATAGTCTGCTAGCTTCGTTGCGCCCCGGTATGTCGCTCAGCCGTAACCGTGACCATGCATGGGAGCAAGCCTTACTCAAGCCTTCGGCCGAACGGAAAGTCGATGTGTGGCTAACTCTATCAGAGCTTGCGGATAAAAGCGGATTATCACTCACCGCGACTGACGCCGATGGCTGTACTGCCGCAGTCAATGTGTTGCACCCACTCGAACCCGCCAAAGATGCGGCACGTGCGACCACCGGCTTGCAAGATAGTCTAGCTAAACTGGGCAATACCATGTTCAGCGCGGTGAATATCGCCTTGCAACTCAGCCAAGCTTGGTTTGTACCAAACTCGATCATCAATGGGTTACGTCGTGATGTGACCGCAGCACTGGAAGCCAATCGAATCGACAGCTGGCAACGCCCAACACGTAAAGCGGCGATCGAACCGCCGGTCGCCTACCCAGAAAAAAATGTTTCTTACCTTGCCAACGTGTACAACCAACTCGCGTGGCAGTTCTATCGCAAACATGGTGTAGAAGTGATCGAGGCCGCTTATGAGGCGCACGAGGAAGAAGGTGAAGTCTCGTTAATGATTACCAAGCATTGCCTGCGCTTTTCTTACAACCTATGCCCGAAACAGGCAAAGGGCGTAAAAGGGGTGATGGGACAAGTGCGCGCCGATCCAATGACACTCAAAACAGGCGACGAAACCTATACGCTAAAATTTGAGTGTCGCCCGTGCGAAATGCACGTGATGGGCACAATGAAGAAACACATTTTGAAGTCCGCCCCACCATCAGACATCCCATATACCGCGCCAGTAACGTTCTTTAAAGAACGTCCACAAAGCTAA
- a CDS encoding glutathione S-transferase N-terminal domain-containing protein — protein sequence MIDLHYTATPNGLKVRIFLEETGLPYQVIPVDIGKGDQFKPEFLAIAPNNRIPAIVDQAPADGGEAIAIFESGAILQYLAEKTGQFLPADVRGRTEVMKWLFWQMAGLGPMAGQNGHFRVYAPEVVPYGIDRYTRETTRLYGVLDKQLVGREFIAGEYSIADMACYPWIVPHEMHGQVLADFPNLQRWFHTIAARPAVIRAYEGVKPAYTRDKPMTDEERNVLFGQGKK from the coding sequence ATGATTGACCTGCATTACACCGCGACACCCAATGGCTTAAAAGTCCGTATTTTCTTAGAAGAAACCGGTTTGCCCTATCAGGTGATTCCAGTGGATATTGGTAAAGGCGATCAGTTCAAACCTGAATTCTTAGCCATTGCGCCAAATAACCGTATCCCCGCGATTGTAGATCAAGCCCCAGCCGATGGAGGCGAGGCGATTGCAATTTTCGAGTCGGGCGCGATTTTGCAGTATCTGGCAGAGAAAACGGGACAGTTCTTACCCGCTGATGTGCGCGGACGTACAGAAGTGATGAAGTGGCTATTTTGGCAAATGGCTGGATTAGGGCCAATGGCGGGGCAAAATGGTCATTTCCGTGTCTATGCGCCAGAAGTCGTGCCGTATGGTATCGACCGCTATACCCGTGAAACCACCCGATTATATGGCGTGCTAGACAAACAGTTAGTTGGACGTGAGTTTATTGCTGGTGAGTATTCGATCGCAGATATGGCTTGCTACCCATGGATTGTGCCGCACGAAATGCACGGACAAGTGTTAGCGGACTTCCCGAATCTACAACGCTGGTTCCATACCATCGCGGCGCGTCCAGCAGTGATTCGTGCCTATGAAGGGGTAAAGCCTGCCTACACGCGCGATAAGCCGATGACCGATGAAGAGCGAAATGTCTTATTCGGGCAGGGCAAGAAATAA
- the metF gene encoding methylenetetrahydrofolate reductase [NAD(P)H]: MSQDRVYSFEFFPPKTEEGMEKLHATRRQLAQYNPHFFSVTYGAGGSTQEGTLRAVREIKQAGHDVAPHLSCIGSTREGIRQLINQFKSDGIRHIVALRGDLPSGMAVAGEFRFANELVAFIREETGDWFHIEVAAYPEYHPQAKSAQDDIRNFVNKANAGANSAITQYFYNPDAYFAFVDAVQAQGVNIPIVPGIMPISNFSQLARFSDVCGAEIPRWLRLRLQGYADDVASIRSFGLDVVTELCDKLLQGGAPGLHFYTLNQAGLVSTVWQRLGL; the protein is encoded by the coding sequence GTGTCTCAAGATCGTGTTTATAGTTTCGAGTTTTTCCCGCCGAAAACAGAAGAAGGCATGGAAAAACTACACGCCACTCGACGTCAGTTGGCGCAGTACAATCCTCATTTCTTCTCTGTTACTTATGGTGCGGGTGGTTCTACGCAAGAAGGTACGCTACGCGCGGTAAGAGAGATCAAGCAAGCCGGCCACGATGTGGCGCCTCACTTATCTTGTATTGGTAGTACGCGCGAAGGTATCCGCCAGCTGATTAACCAATTCAAGAGTGATGGTATTCGCCATATTGTTGCCCTGCGTGGTGATTTGCCTTCTGGTATGGCGGTTGCTGGTGAGTTCCGTTTTGCCAACGAACTAGTGGCGTTTATTCGTGAAGAAACGGGTGATTGGTTCCACATCGAAGTGGCTGCCTACCCAGAGTATCACCCACAAGCCAAAAGCGCGCAGGACGATATTCGTAACTTCGTGAATAAAGCCAATGCCGGTGCTAATTCGGCAATCACCCAGTACTTTTACAACCCGGATGCGTATTTCGCCTTTGTGGATGCGGTACAAGCACAAGGGGTAAATATCCCTATCGTGCCGGGCATTATGCCAATCAGCAACTTTAGCCAATTGGCACGCTTCTCTGATGTGTGTGGTGCAGAGATTCCTCGCTGGTTGCGTTTGCGCTTGCAAGGTTACGCAGACGATGTGGCCTCTATTCGCTCGTTTGGTCTGGATGTGGTGACCGAGCTTTGCGACAAACTGCTACAAGGCGGCGCACCTGGTTTGCACTTTTATACATTAAACCAAGCAGGTTTAGTGTCGACGGTGTGGCAGCGTTTAGGGTTGTAA
- the ahcY gene encoding adenosylhomocysteinase translates to MVATFTDFKVADMNLADWGRKEIRIAETEMPGLMAIREEYAAAQPLRGARIAGSLHMTIQTAVLIETLVALGADVRWASCNIYSTQDHAAAAIAAGNIPVFAYKGESLEDYWNYTHKIFEWSCEQANMILDDGGDATLLLHLGARAEKDASVLNNPGSEEETFLFASIKAKLAHDPTWYSTRLALIKGVTEETTTGVHRLYQMFERGELKFPAINVNDSVTKSKFDNLYGCRESLVDGIKRATDVMVAGKVAVVAGYGDVGKGSAQALRALSAQVWVTEIDPICALQAAMEGYRVVTMEEAVAFADIFVTCTGNYHVITHEHMKAMKDQAIVCNIGHFDNEIDVASLKQYEWENIKPQVDHVIFPDGKRIILLAEGRLVNLGCATGHPSYVMSSSFANQTIAQIELFTRTAEYPVGVYVLPKHLDEKVARLQLRKLNAKLTVLTDAQASYIGVDKAGPYKPNHYRY, encoded by the coding sequence GTGGTCGCTACCTTTACCGATTTTAAAGTTGCTGATATGAACCTTGCCGACTGGGGTCGCAAGGAAATTCGCATTGCCGAAACCGAAATGCCAGGTCTAATGGCGATTCGCGAAGAATACGCGGCTGCGCAACCATTGCGTGGCGCACGCATTGCTGGCTCATTGCACATGACCATCCAAACCGCTGTGTTGATCGAAACCCTAGTTGCTTTGGGTGCGGATGTACGCTGGGCGTCTTGCAATATCTACTCAACACAAGATCACGCGGCTGCCGCGATCGCTGCGGGCAATATCCCTGTGTTCGCTTACAAAGGCGAATCACTAGAAGACTACTGGAACTACACCCACAAGATTTTCGAATGGTCTTGTGAACAAGCCAATATGATCTTGGATGATGGCGGCGATGCAACCTTGCTACTACATTTGGGTGCCCGTGCAGAGAAAGACGCGTCTGTATTGAATAACCCAGGTAGCGAAGAAGAAACCTTCTTGTTTGCGAGCATCAAAGCGAAATTGGCACACGACCCAACTTGGTACTCTACTCGTTTAGCGCTAATTAAAGGCGTAACCGAAGAAACCACCACTGGTGTGCATCGCTTGTACCAGATGTTTGAACGTGGCGAACTAAAATTCCCAGCGATCAACGTGAACGATTCTGTGACCAAGTCTAAATTCGACAATCTGTATGGCTGCCGCGAATCATTGGTGGACGGTATCAAGCGTGCGACCGACGTGATGGTTGCCGGTAAAGTAGCCGTTGTGGCAGGTTACGGTGACGTGGGTAAAGGTTCAGCACAAGCATTGCGCGCTTTGTCTGCTCAAGTATGGGTAACTGAAATCGACCCAATCTGCGCATTGCAAGCTGCAATGGAAGGTTACCGTGTGGTGACCATGGAAGAGGCCGTTGCATTTGCGGATATTTTCGTGACATGTACCGGTAACTACCACGTGATTACTCACGAACATATGAAGGCAATGAAAGACCAAGCCATCGTATGTAATATCGGTCACTTCGATAACGAAATTGATGTTGCTTCCCTAAAACAATACGAGTGGGAAAACATCAAGCCACAAGTCGATCATGTGATCTTCCCTGATGGCAAGCGCATCATCTTGTTGGCAGAAGGCCGCTTGGTGAACTTGGGTTGTGCAACTGGCCACCCAAGCTACGTGATGAGCTCTTCGTTTGCGAACCAGACCATCGCTCAGATCGAACTGTTTACCCGCACTGCTGAATATCCAGTTGGCGTGTACGTATTGCCAAAACACTTGGATGAAAAAGTGGCGCGTCTACAGTTGAGAAAACTGAATGCGAAACTAACCGTGTTGACCGATGCGCAAGCAAGCTATATCGGCGTGGACAAAGCTGGCCCATACAAGCCAAACCACTACCGTTACTAA
- a CDS encoding GNAT family N-acetyltransferase, with translation MKIRLATMADAKGLSQLCQQHAAYERIPFEAAGHAERLGLLFGNAQLTWWAWVLESEGELLGYATMTIDIATLSATPFAHLDCLFLQSQVRGQGWGKSFVDIVSQQAASLGCTELQWQTPAWNTSAIRFYEKLGASCQPKARFSLMVT, from the coding sequence ATGAAGATTCGATTAGCAACAATGGCAGATGCGAAAGGGTTGAGCCAATTGTGCCAACAACATGCGGCATACGAGCGCATCCCTTTCGAGGCTGCAGGCCATGCCGAGCGCTTGGGTTTATTGTTCGGTAATGCGCAGCTTACTTGGTGGGCATGGGTATTAGAAAGTGAAGGGGAGTTGCTTGGTTATGCAACGATGACGATTGATATCGCCACCCTCTCGGCCACCCCATTTGCCCATCTAGATTGCTTATTCTTGCAGTCACAGGTAAGAGGGCAAGGCTGGGGAAAGTCTTTTGTGGATATTGTCAGCCAACAAGCTGCATCACTTGGTTGTACCGAGTTGCAATGGCAAACGCCGGCATGGAATACATCGGCGATTCGCTTTTATGAAAAATTAGGTGCGAGTTGCCAGCCTAAAGCGAGATTTAGCTTGATGGTGACATGA